In Carassius carassius chromosome 19, fCarCar2.1, whole genome shotgun sequence, a single genomic region encodes these proteins:
- the LOC132095659 gene encoding LOW QUALITY PROTEIN: taste receptor type 2 member 8-like (The sequence of the model RefSeq protein was modified relative to this genomic sequence to represent the inferred CDS: inserted 1 base in 1 codon), with product MEPWLYALLSSPLCLTANFFNVVFSFCLMRPVAGVMLRNPLRFLLIVVLFNSTFQQLVTVLTIVMLLFDAPFWLQTLTRALIYQFFCANFSCNAWISIFYYISIVPQQHPIFIWIKXNMNAILYIGFGLNQIVLLISLSMGAVTYSLLGPVPSNFTSPELNKTTLAESLETDLYLFHVANFTYLLYCTCPLFTLLFSWGKTFVYLREHMKKMGQSSESFSQPQQKSHMRVIYYQSFTNMF from the exons ATGGAGCCATGGCTATATGCTTTGCTCTCCAGTCCCCTTTGCCTCACAGCAAACTTTTTCAATGTTGTCTTCTCTTTTTGTCTAATGAGACCAGTCGCTGGAGTAATGCTTCGCAATCCACTGCGCTTCTTGTTAATTGTTGTGTTATTCAATTCAACGTTTCAACAACTGGTGACTGTGCTGACCATTGTTATGTTGCTTTTTGATGCACCTTTCTGGCTTCAAACGCTTACCAGAGCTTTGATATATCAGTTTTTTTGTGCCAACTTCTCATGCAATGCCTGGATCAGCATTTTCTACTACATTTCAATTGTTCCTCAGCAACATCCCATCTTTATCTGGATTA AAAATATGAATGCCATATTATACATCGGCTTCGGTCTGAATCAAATAGTGCTTCTAATTTCTTTGTCTATGGGAGCAGTAACATATTCTTTGCTCGGGCCTGTCCCAAGCAATTTCACTTCACCtgaactaaacaaaacaacactAGCAGAAAGCTTAGAGACAGACCTGTATTTATTTCATGTGGCTAATTTTACATATTTGCTATATTGCACCTGTCCGCTGTTCACGTTATTATTCTCTTGGGGCAAAACCTTTGTTTATCTTCGCGAACATATGAAAAAGATGGGCCAGAGCAGTGAATCTTTTTCCCAGCCCCAGCAGAAGAGCCATATGCGGGTGATATACTACCAAAGTTTTACAaatatgttctga